A window of Equus caballus isolate H_3958 breed thoroughbred chromosome 10, TB-T2T, whole genome shotgun sequence contains these coding sequences:
- the ZNF329 gene encoding zinc finger protein 329: MTAQKIPEEEQSCGMEMEGFTREGSCFSILGDNWDCRNQDGHVRQSASSQEKLGAQEAICEYPGFGEHLSTSSDVPPSQRVPATNGFHIPDSDVKSFVCDPALHSCQKSYIAKRTGDNDACGKAFNHSVDISQFGRSQIREKPYKYPESVKSFNHFTPLGEQKVMKRGKKLYEGKVFGDIFTLSSSLNENRRSHPGEKLYKCTECGKCFKRNSSLVLHHRTHTGERPYTCNECGKSFSKNYNLIVHQRIHTGEKPYKCSKCGKAFSDGSALTQHQRIHTGEKPYECLDCGKTFNRNSSLILHQRTHTGEKPYRCNECGKPFTDISHLTVHLRIHTGEKPYECSKCGKAFRDGSYLTQHERTHTGEKPFECVECGKSFNRNSHLIVHQKIHSGEKPYECKECGKTFIESAYLIRHQRIHTGEKPYGCDQCQKLFRNIAGLIRHQRTHTGEKPYECNQCGKAFRDSSCLTKHQRIHTKETPYQCPECGKSFKQNSHLAVHQRLHSREGPSQCPQCGKSFRRGSSLLRHQRAHPGEQPMEA, translated from the coding sequence ATGACAGCTCAGAAAATTCCTGAGGAAGAACAATCCTGTGGCATGGAAATGGAAGGATTTACGAGAGagggttcctgtttctccatTCTAGGTGACAATTGGGACTGCAGGAACCAGGACGGACATGTGAGGCAATCAGCTTCAAGTCAGGAGAAACTAGGGGCTCAGGAAGCAATTTGTGAATATCCTGGATTTGGGGAGCATTTGAGTACAAGCTCAGATGTTCCACCTTCTCAGAGAGTTCCTGCAACAAATGGTTTCCATATACCTGACTCAGATGTTAAGAGTTTTGTTTGTGACCCAGCTTTACACAGTTGTCAGAAAAGTTATATAGCTAAGAGAACTGGTGACAATGATGCCTGTGGAAAAGCCTTCAACCATTCCGTGGACATTAGTCAATTTGGAAGAAGTCAAATAAGAGAGAAACCTTATAAATACCCTGAAAGTGTTAAATCTTTCAACCATTTTACCCCTCTTGGTGaacaaaaagtaatgaaaagaGGGAAGAAGCTGTATGAAGGTAAGGTCTTTGGAGACATCTTTACGCTGAGTTCATCTCTGAATGAAAACAGGAGGAGTCACCCTGGAGAGAAACTATACAAGTGCACTGAATGTGGCAAGTGCTTCAAACGGAACTCCTCTCTTGTCTTACATCAccgaactcacactggagagagacCTTATACCTGTAACGAGTGTGGAAAATCCTTCTCCAAGAACTACAACCTAATTGTGCATCAGAGAATCCATACAGGAGAGAAGCCCTATAAATGCAGtaaatgtgggaaagccttcagtgaTGGGTCAGCTCTGACACAAcaccagagaattcacactggggAGAAGCCTTATGAATGTCTAGACTGTGGAAAAACCTTCAACCGAAATTCATCCTTGATTTTGCATCAAAGGACTCATACAGGGGAAAAACCTTATAGATGTAATGAGTGTGGGAAACCTTTCACCGACATCTCCCACCTCACTGTGCATCTCAGAATCCATACTGgggagaagccctatgaatgtagCAAATGCGGAAAGGCTTTCCGGGATGGCTCTTATCTCACCCAGCACGAGAggactcacactggagagaagccctttgAATGTGTGGAGTGCGGGAAATCCTTCAACCGTAACTCTCACCTGATTGTGCATCAGAAAATCCATTCTGGGGAGAAACCCTACGAATGTAAAGAGTGTGGGAAAACTTTCATCGAGAGCGCTTACCTCATCAGGcaccagagaattcacactggcGAGAAGCCCTATGGCTGTGACCAGTGTCAGAAACTTTTCAGGAACATTGCCGGCCTCATCCGGCACCAGAGGACTCATACTGGTGAGAAGCCCTATGAGTGTAATCAGTGTGGAAAAGCTTTCAGGGACAGCTCCTGTCTGACCAAGCACCAGAGAATCCACACTAAGGAGACCCCATACCAATGTCCAGAATGTGGAAAGTCTTTCAAGCAGAACTCTCACCTGGCAGTACATCAGAGACTCCATAGCAGGGAGGGTCCCAGCCAGTGTCCTCAGTGTGGGAAATCGTTCAGAAGGGGCTCCTCCCTCCTCCGACATCAAAGAGCACACCCTGGAGAGCAACCCATGGAAGCATAA